The sequence GTTGTATGGAGAAAATCCTGGGGCTTTTGAGCTTTTCCAGAGCAAGGCAGACTTCTCTGAAGCCTGAGGTTGCAATTAAAATCAGGGCTGCGCTTACAGTGAGAATAAAGCGAAGCAGAATCGACAGAAAAGAAATCCAGCCGCCGGAGATCGTCATAAACCCCAGATCGAGCATTGGCGCTCTGTCGAAGAAGGGATTGAGGATGCCGATAAAAAAGGCAAAAGGCGCAACTAGAATGATTTTCTTGATCAGGTAGTCAGAGGGAATGTTGCCGATCACCGCCAGCAGAACCGGATAGACAAGGAACGGCAGCAGGCCTGAGATTTCATACTTGTCGAATGAAACCACGGTGATGATGAAAAAGAAAGTCGTCACAGCCTTGGCGCGCGGGTCAATGGTATGAATCGGGGTTCCCTGCCGGGCAAAAACCTCCAGGGAGTTGATATCAAAAAAAGCCGAGTCGATCTTTGCCATCAAGAAGTCTCGGTGTGGGTGCGTTTTTTCAAGAAAAAGCCTGCCAGAAAGACCAAGGCAATGGTTATGATTCCGCCAAGTATCCCGGAAATCGCGGTTCCTGTGCGGCGGTTTTCAGCGGTTTCTTCGGCGCCGGAATTTTTGAAACCGTATTCAGGGAGAAAAGCGATTTTTTCCTGGATTTGGGAAAGAAAAGAGTGGACCCGATTGTTTTTCACGACATGAAGCTCTTCTTGCCCGGTGACTTTGGTGATGGACCACTCAAGGCCGTCGGGATTGCTTGAAGCATACCAGGAAAGAAAGCCGCCGGTGAACAGTGTTACAACAAGCAAACTTATAAAAAGCGGTTTGCGGGAACGGTGTCGGGAGGGGGCAGTCAAATTATAATTATTAAGAATGTCCGGTTCAACTTTGATTATGAACTGGATGACAACGGCGGTAACAATTCCTTCAATGAGACCGATGGCCAGGTGAATCGGCTGCATAACAAAGGCAAAGGATGAAAGCGGCAGTTCGGTTATTCCTGAAAGGCTTGTTTCCATGACAACGCCCAGAGAACCCAGTTGCAAGGCAGTAATCACTGAGAGGATAGAGGCGGCGGTGATGCGTTTGTAGTCTCCGCTGTCACCAAGAATAGTTTTATATATAAGAGGATAGGCAATGAAGCAGGGGAAAACACCGAGGTTGAACATATTGCATCCCAGGGCCAGAAGGCCGCCGTCTGCAAAGAAAAGCGCCTGAACCGTGAGGATGGAGGCCATGACAAGAAAAGCCGCATTGGGGCCTAGAAGAATGGCGAGAATCATGCCTCCTCCGAGATGTCCGCTGGAGCCGGTGCCGGGGATGGTGAAGTTGATCATCTGGGCGGCAAAGATAAATGCACCGAGAACGCCCATGAGCGGTGTTTTCAGCTCATCCATTGCAGAGGTGATTTTTTTTGAGCAATAAACCAGGGTTCCTGCAGAGGCGGCCCACATGACGCCACCAACCACAGGAGACAGCAATGCGTCAGCCATGTGCATGATGTATTCTCCTGGATAATAGTTTTTTGGCGAGTATTACCATGACTGGTAATACAAAATTAAAAAACGTAACACTTTTTGCACATTAGCGTAATTGCATTTTGTCTGTCAAATAAAAATTTGCCTCCGGGATATTTAATGAAGATGGCCGCCGGTACTGCTCATCGCCAGGTTGCCGTCTTTTACGCCGCGCAGCGCTTGTAACTGTTCGGCAAGACTTTGTACTTGTTGCGCATAACCGCGGACAATGATGACTTCAAGGCAGTTGTCATGATCCATGTGGATATGGGTTGTGGAAATTATCAGGTGGTGAAAGTCATGCTGCGCCTCGGTGATTTTTTCCTGGAGCTGCCGCTGGTGATGATCGTACACAAGGGAGATGACGCCGATGACTTCCTTGTCAGCTTCCCATTCGTCTTGGATCAGCGATTTTCTGATAAGATCACGAATTGCCTCGGAACGATTATTGTACCGACGCAGGTTTATGAAAATATCAAATTTTTTCAGTAAATCATTTTCAAGGGAAATGGAAAAACGTTTAAGCATCTTGCCTCCAATGGGATCTTCGCAGTGATGTAAAATTTCGTATCGCTTCAGGTGACTTTTCCAGGCACGGTGGTTTCCTGTTAAGACATTTAATGTCTATGAAAAGGAGATGAGCAAGTCAAGGGGAAATTATAATTTATAAGATACGAGGATTATTAAATGAGCAGCCACCTGTCACTCTTGAGGAGCCAATAAAAAAAGTTTCTGCGCAAATAATTTGACATATCAAAGAGATATAAATAATACGGCTATAAAAGAATTAAAAAAAACGTAAAAAAGAGGAAAAAAGAGGAATAGTGAGCATTCAGGAGTATTTTTGAGGTTTAGAATTGTTGGAAAACTCAAGGGGGCGTTGGTAACCCCACATAATCATATAGTTTTTTATGGGTGGTTCAAAAAGCACCATTTTCTAGGGTGTTAGGGGGGGTATTTTTGCGTTGCCGTGTCTGACAGGGGATAACGGGCTGTTGATAACTTAAGTTTGGATTAGGGCAAAATCTTTCCATAACGGCTTTGACAGATGCAGGCCTTTTTTACTACAAAACTCCAACACTATTACCTGCCGAAATTAGTTTTATTCATCTTGCGTTGTTGAAGTTATCCTGTCGTTATCATTTTATTTTTTTTGGAGAGAAGTTTATGTCCCTGTGGGAAAGAACCAAGGAGATTCTGAAAGGTAGATTCCCAGACAGCAGTTATTCCTTATGGATTGATCCGCTTACATGCATTCATACTGATGACCATGTCATTGAGCTTGCGGGACCGGATCGTTTTTTTAATTCATGGGTTGCGGAAAAATACTTAACCAATATTAAACAGGGTTTGGCTGAACTCGGCCAGGGAGATCTGCGGGTGCAATTTGCCGTGGCCCAGGAGGACGGCAAGTTTCTTCCTCCGGGGGAAGCTCAGGAGCAACTCAGGTTGCCGGAGATGCCCAGGGTTGGAACAAGCGTCAGAGCACTCCACCCCAAGTATACATTTGATGAGTTCATGGTCGGTGATGCAAATATGCTGGCGCATTCAGCCTGTCAAGCCCTTGCAAACAATGACGATTCTCTGGGGAGATGTATTTTTATCGAGGCAGGAACCGGTCTCGGCAAGAGTCATCTGACCCACTCCGTGGCCCACCATATCATTAATCAATCACCATCAACGAGACTGCATTACCGGACGGCGCACCAGTTAACCGCCGAGATGGTCCAAGGAATAAAAAATAACACCATGGACCAGTTCAAGGATAAATATTACAAACATTGTGATGTGCTTCTTGTTGAAGATATTCATGCATTGTCCGGCAGGACCAAAACCCAGGAGGAACTTTCCGGGGTTGTCGATGCCCTGATTGAGTCCAACAAGCGGATTATTTTTACCAGTGCTATTTCCGCCAAGGACATACAGAATATTGATCCAGGATTCCGTTCGCGGCTCTCTTCCGGATTGATTACCACCATCAATCCTCCTGATCTGCGGACCCGCATGCTGATCATCAAGCGCAAAGCCTTAAACAGTAAACTTGAACTAACGGATGAGCTCATTGAGTATGTTGCCGATCATGTGCGATGTGACATCCGCCTGATTGAAAGTGCGGTTGTCGGGGTCAAGGCCAAGGCCTGTCTGCTTAAAAGAGCACCTGATCTTGACATGGTCAAGGAGGTCATCAGCAACATTATTGGACGGTATCAGGATTTGTCAACGGAAGTGATTCGGGATTTTGTTGCCCGGCAGTTTAAAGTTTCGGTTTCGGATATGCGTTCCAAATCCAGAAAAAAAGCAATTGCTTTTCCGAGGCAGGTAACCATGTACCTGGCGCGCAAGTTGACCGATCAGGCCTTGTCGGATATCGGCAAAGCCTTTAACCGCGATCATTCGACTGTTGTCCATTCGATTCGCGTCGTAACTGAAGGAATTGCCCGGAACAACAGTGTGCGAGGCCAGGTGGAACTTCTAGCAAAAAAGATTAAAGAGCAGTTTCTTTAAGGTACCTGCGGAGAATAATTTTTCGCTTTGGATTATCATAACCAATTAAGGATATGTGATAGAACCATGACTCTCATCTGTTGTTTGTGTCAGAGGATAAAGTGCAGCGGGGGATGGATTGAGCAGGTTGCACCTCCAGGGAAAAATATTTCCCATGGATATTGCCCGGAATGCTTTCAGTTTGCCTTGCAGAAACTGCGTGCGGATATACTTTCCAAGCGCTTCGGCGGAAGCAGGAAAAAAGACTCGGTGGTAATAGAGCATTCCGGCCTGAGTATCGACTCGTAAGCTCAGCTTATCAGAAATAAACGGGCTTGACCTGAGGCTGTTGTTCTCCTGCAACGTCGCCTGTCCCAATGGTTTCAGCAACTCTCCGAGCTGTTTTTATCATATCGTTCATCCCGATTCCATCCCAGCCGAATCCGAATACATGGAGTTTTGAATATTTCTGAAGGAGTTCCTTTCTCCAGCCTAACAGGGCCGGGTGGTCGCCTTCCATCTGCGGGATTCCGTTTTCAGGCCGCAGCACTTTCACATAATGAGGCGGGTCTGGAAGTTTCATCAGGCTTTTGAGATCGCCTAAGACATTTTCAATAATCGTCTTGTCATCAAGTTCAAGGCGTTCGGGGTGTCGTCTGCCGCCTACAAGTGCTTCGAGAAGCACGGTTCCGGGCGGAATCCGGTCAGGAAACATATGTGAGGTGAACATGGCTCCAAGGGTGAATCTGTTTTCTTTTTCCGGCGCAAGGTAGCCAAACCCTCGTGGGACCTCGGCGGTTCCGGGAAAAGCCATGACCAGGTTAATAATATGCGCCACGGGTATGCTCGCTACAGGCGGGGGGAGAAGTGGCGCCAACATTTTTAATGCCCGGTTGACCGGCAACGCAATAATCACTGTCCGTGCCTGATATTGATCCCCTCCGGAAGTTGTTATTTCCCATTTCCCATCCTGCAAGGCAAGGTGCGCCACCCCGGAATCAAAGCTGATTTCAGCTTTTCTGGATAACTCCTGGATGAGGGATTCCATGCCGTGTGGAAAATTAATCATTGCCGGCAGGGGGCCTGAGCTGACGGTTTTCTTTTTTCTTTTTTTAAGGCCTTTGAGGACAGAGCCGAACTCTTTTTCAAGGTTGCGGACCCCGGGCATAACCGCATCAATATTCAACCGGCTGAAGTCGCCGGCAAAGGTACCGGTAACCGCGGCATCAACCAGGGGCAGGATCTCACTGCCGAACCGGTATTCGGCCCATTGAGCAATAGTAAGTCCGTCTTCGGCCGGTTTTCTGAACAAGTCCCCCAATAATCGGAGTTTACCGGTTAAGGAAAGCAGTGGAGTGGTGAGAAGCTTTTTGGGGCTTTGAGGTAACGGAGTAAGCGCAGCATCATGGCAGACAAAGCGTAGAAAATCACCAAGAGGGGCTCGTTGTGCAACCTTGTCAAGCCCGGTGTCAATCAGGAGCTCCCGGCTTTCAGGGGTGTTGTCGAGAAAGCCGTGTGGCCCCCACTCGGCATGGATTTCCCCTTCCTGAAAACTTTTTACAGCGCCCCCAGGTCGGTCGCCTTGTTCAAGAATCAGAACATCGGCGGCAGGGTCGAATTTTTTCAGAAAATGGGCGGCGCTTAAGCCCGAGATTCCTGCACCGATAATGATTATTTCGTGGTATTTGTTCATAATATATCGCCAAAAGTTATGATGCGGATTCTTACTCCTTGGACTATGAGGCAAAGTTTACCCGATAAGGTTCCGTTCAGAAATGAAAAAAGCTTGATTCTCTAGTATGTTTTTGGATAATTGAATGATGTTTTTGTTGAATTGGCTTATTAAGAAGAACATATGACATAATTTTCTCAAAATAAAACATGATTGCCAAAAACAAGAAAAGAGTTCTGGTTATATATTATTCTTTTAGTGGCCAAACCAGCGGAGTCCTCTATCAGCTGGCGGCCGGATTAAGGAAGCAGGATGTTTCCGTTGTAATGGAAAAGATCAAACCTGTGGTCCCTGCAGGCTTTCCGCTGGACGGTTTTTTTTCTACAATAAAGATGATGGTTTCAACTTTTTTCCGTGCAAGAGTTCCGATAAAACCATTATCCAAGGATTGCTGTAAACACTATGATCTTATAATCCTTGCCGGGCCGACATGGTCATATAACCCGAGCGGCCCGGTGCTTTCGCTTATTGACCGGGACGGAGAGCTGCTATTCGGTGGCAAAGAAATCATGCCGATCATTTCTTGCCGCGGCTACTGGCGCATGCACATGTGGGGACTCAAAAAGTTACTTGCCAGGTGCGGTGCAGAAATAACAAATCATATAGTTTTTTCGCATCCCAGTTCAGAGCCCTGGAGGACACTGGGGGTATTCTTGAAGATCGCCGGTAAAAATCCGGAACGTTCCGGATTAATCGGAAAATTTTACAAGCGTTACGGCCATTCAAAGGCCCAGATGGTGGAAGCCAGGCGTTTTGGGACAATGATCGGCGAGGTCCTGATGAAAGAGGGATCTGTTTCAAGTTTGAATTTCAGGACTCAAATCGCCTTGCCCTGATTGGAAAGAGATAAGTAACGAGTATATAGTGATGAATTTTTCGTCACTGGTCACTGGAGATAAAGATAATGAGAAAGAAGATATTGATCGTATCCGCATTCATTGTTCAGTTGGTCGTATTGTTTTTTGGGCTTGGTTCCCCGCAGAGTGCCTTTGCCGAAAGAGATTCGCCAGCTAAAAATCAGCAAATTGCTCAGGGAATAATCAAGGAAAATACCCCGGCGAGTTTTATCATCATTGATGAGACTGGAAAGGAAATACAGCTCTACACGGGAAGTGAAACAAAATATGTTCCCAGTGACTTCCGGTCGAGAAAGGGCGATGAAGTTGCGGTCAGATACGGTCTTAAAAAAAGCCGCAAGGGAGAAATGGTTGCTGCGGTCACTCAGCTCCAGGTCATCCGGCCGGACCCAATCCGGAAAGACCCGAAGAATCCGGCTGTCGGCACAATTGTTGAGGCAGGAGAGAAGTTTTATAAAATTCAGTTTCCGGAAATCCAAGACCCCATGACCTATGATACGGCCAGAAGCACAAAATATATCCCTCAGGGGTGGAAACCTCAGGAGGGGGATAAGGTGAAAACCAATTATAAGCGGGTGCCGTCCCGGTGGGGGAATTATTACGTGTATGCGATAATCAGGTTTGAAAAAGTAGAATAACCGCTTACCATTCGATGCCTTTTCGCGCTTTGACGCCCTTGGAATATGGATGCTTTATTTCTTTCATTTCGGTAACCAGGTCTGCCTCGTTAACCAGTCCTGCTGACGCATCCCGGCCGGTAATGACAATATTCAGGTGTTCCGGTCTGGCTCGAAGGAGTGCAATTGCCTCCGATTCATCGATTATTCCATAGGTGATGAGATAGGTCAGCTCATCAAGGATCACCAGATCATAGGTAGCACTCATAATTTTTTCTTTTGCAAAATCCCAGGCAAGGCGCGCCGATTCAATGAGTTGCTTTTTGTCTTTGGCCTCCCAGGTAAATCCTTCACCTTTCGAATGAAGCTCGATACATTCCGGGAAACAGGTGAGCGCCTTGGCCTCGCCGGTTTCCCATGGACCTTTTATAAACTGGACAATGCAAATTTTCTGATCATGGCCTGCGGCGCGAATCGCCTGCCCCAGTGCGGCAGTGGTTTTTCCTTTGCCGTTTCCCGTATAAATGAGGGTTAATCCGGTTTTTTTCATAGCCCCTTATCCATTGTTGTTATCATTAAAAATATAAAAATTATCTTAACCGGGATTGGCCAAGAAACAAATTGCTTATAGCTTTATTTGTTGCATGATGTCATATTCAGCGGCCGACAATATCCAAAGATAAGCCACGCCCTGCGACTTGGAATCGTGGCTGTCATAGACCGCCTGGACTCAATTATTAGCTGGAACTTGAAGTAGCTACTTGTTAATATGGCCGTGTTAATCATTTCAAATAATTTGATATATCAAATAAATAATTGAATCACGAGGTGTCAAATGGCTACTGTAGGTATGTCACGCGTAGGAAGATGCAAGTGCTGTGGCAGGACGGACACACTCTGGTATTACAAACAAAGAAATGTCTTTCTCTGTCCGCAATGTGAAAAATCAGACTTTGATAAAAAGGATTCTCTTAGGAAAATCCTCAGAGTTGTTTTTTTTGTGATTGCTGCCCTTGTCGCCGGGGCATTGTACATGGGATTAGGCATGGAGGCGGGTGTTCTTGATACTGTGAAAACGTCGGTCGGCACCATTGCTGAGCCCATAAAAACCTTAATCAACAAGTGATGAAATTGTAACACATTGATTTCATTGAGTTATTTCTTTATAATATGTTGATTTTGTGTGGTGGACCTTTTGCTACAGCGGCTTTTCGAAGTCTCGTGAATTTTTTATACCCTGGCGGTGTACTCGCTTGCCTACGAGCCCAGCCCATCAATAATTGACACCCATTTATCTTCCAGTGCGGATTGGCGGCATGCATCGCAGATTCTGACCGCGGCAAGGCCATCTTCTCCGGGAATGGGATTGGGGCCTTTTCCCTGTAAGAATTTGTGCCAATCTTTAAGCAGCGGCACAATGGTTGAAACCTGTTTGGCATGGGGGAGTTGAGTTATTGTTGCTTCTTTGATGAACTCCATGAATCCGTGCACCTGGTCCCCTTGTAACTGCCCTTTGGAACCCACGAATTCATATCGTCCGGCGCGGGCCGGACCGACCTTGCTCGCATCCATTGTTCCAACGAGGTTTTTCTCCATCTCAATCTGTGCGGTAAAGAGATTTTCGAGTTTTGTGTTATCCCGACAAAACATCGAAGCCCGGACACGGGTAATTTCTCGTCCGGTTACAAACCGCAAGGCGTCGAACATATGAACCGCGGTATGGAGAATGACTCCGCCGCCTGCAATATTCTCATCGTCGAGCCAGCGATGAAGCGCTTTTTCCAGGCGCTGATTCGTATAGAAGGAATAGAGTTCGCCTGCTTTAGGAAGCTCGTGTTTC comes from Pseudomonadota bacterium and encodes:
- the cbiQ gene encoding cobalt ECF transporter T component CbiQ, translated to MAKIDSAFFDINSLEVFARQGTPIHTIDPRAKAVTTFFFIITVVSFDKYEISGLLPFLVYPVLLAVIGNIPSDYLIKKIILVAPFAFFIGILNPFFDRAPMLDLGFMTISGGWISFLSILLRFILTVSAALILIATSGFREVCLALEKLKSPRIFSIQLLFLYRYLFVLINEARRLIRARQLRSFNGRGMGLTVAGSMIGHLLVRTLNRARRIHLAMMCRGFDGEIRILRTLRFTMRDACFILGWILIFLFLRFNNLPRMMGTLFTGHFS
- a CDS encoding energy-coupling factor ABC transporter permease, which gives rise to MHMADALLSPVVGGVMWAASAGTLVYCSKKITSAMDELKTPLMGVLGAFIFAAQMINFTIPGTGSSGHLGGGMILAILLGPNAAFLVMASILTVQALFFADGGLLALGCNMFNLGVFPCFIAYPLIYKTILGDSGDYKRITAASILSVITALQLGSLGVVMETSLSGITELPLSSFAFVMQPIHLAIGLIEGIVTAVVIQFIIKVEPDILNNYNLTAPSRHRSRKPLFISLLVVTLFTGGFLSWYASSNPDGLEWSITKVTGQEELHVVKNNRVHSFLSQIQEKIAFLPEYGFKNSGAEETAENRRTGTAISGILGGIITIALVFLAGFFLKKRTHTETS
- the nikR gene encoding nickel-responsive transcriptional regulator NikR: MLKRFSISLENDLLKKFDIFINLRRYNNRSEAIRDLIRKSLIQDEWEADKEVIGVISLVYDHHQRQLQEKITEAQHDFHHLIISTTHIHMDHDNCLEVIIVRGYAQQVQSLAEQLQALRGVKDGNLAMSSTGGHLH
- the dnaA gene encoding chromosomal replication initiator protein DnaA; amino-acid sequence: MSLWERTKEILKGRFPDSSYSLWIDPLTCIHTDDHVIELAGPDRFFNSWVAEKYLTNIKQGLAELGQGDLRVQFAVAQEDGKFLPPGEAQEQLRLPEMPRVGTSVRALHPKYTFDEFMVGDANMLAHSACQALANNDDSLGRCIFIEAGTGLGKSHLTHSVAHHIINQSPSTRLHYRTAHQLTAEMVQGIKNNTMDQFKDKYYKHCDVLLVEDIHALSGRTKTQEELSGVVDALIESNKRIIFTSAISAKDIQNIDPGFRSRLSSGLITTINPPDLRTRMLIIKRKALNSKLELTDELIEYVADHVRCDIRLIESAVVGVKAKACLLKRAPDLDMVKEVISNIIGRYQDLSTEVIRDFVARQFKVSVSDMRSKSRKKAIAFPRQVTMYLARKLTDQALSDIGKAFNRDHSTVVHSIRVVTEGIARNNSVRGQVELLAKKIKEQFL
- the hemG gene encoding protoporphyrinogen oxidase, with the translated sequence MNKYHEIIIIGAGISGLSAAHFLKKFDPAADVLILEQGDRPGGAVKSFQEGEIHAEWGPHGFLDNTPESRELLIDTGLDKVAQRAPLGDFLRFVCHDAALTPLPQSPKKLLTTPLLSLTGKLRLLGDLFRKPAEDGLTIAQWAEYRFGSEILPLVDAAVTGTFAGDFSRLNIDAVMPGVRNLEKEFGSVLKGLKKRKKKTVSSGPLPAMINFPHGMESLIQELSRKAEISFDSGVAHLALQDGKWEITTSGGDQYQARTVIIALPVNRALKMLAPLLPPPVASIPVAHIINLVMAFPGTAEVPRGFGYLAPEKENRFTLGAMFTSHMFPDRIPPGTVLLEALVGGRRHPERLELDDKTIIENVLGDLKSLMKLPDPPHYVKVLRPENGIPQMEGDHPALLGWRKELLQKYSKLHVFGFGWDGIGMNDMIKTARRVAETIGTGDVAGEQQPQVKPVYF
- the cobO gene encoding cob(I)yrinic acid a,c-diamide adenosyltransferase codes for the protein MKKTGLTLIYTGNGKGKTTAALGQAIRAAGHDQKICIVQFIKGPWETGEAKALTCFPECIELHSKGEGFTWEAKDKKQLIESARLAWDFAKEKIMSATYDLVILDELTYLITYGIIDESEAIALLRARPEHLNIVITGRDASAGLVNEADLVTEMKEIKHPYSKGVKARKGIEW
- a CDS encoding Gfo/Idh/MocA family oxidoreductase → MNPINVGIIGTGRHGARYANHIINDLDCFRLTAISRRSLVGLDQAAQWNADWHGEWRDLISDPRVEAIIAATPPNLNLEIAKACSTAQKPLLIEKPLAINTTEAEQIVNLFSSNNTPLTVGHTLRYNATIKALKHELPKAGELYSFYTNQRLEKALHRWLDDENIAGGGVILHTAVHMFDALRFVTGREITRVRASMFCRDNTKLENLFTAQIEMEKNLVGTMDASKVGPARAGRYEFVGSKGQLQGDQVHGFMEFIKEATITQLPHAKQVSTIVPLLKDWHKFLQGKGPNPIPGEDGLAAVRICDACRQSALEDKWVSIIDGLGS